From a single Acidobacteriota bacterium genomic region:
- the ispD gene encoding 2-C-methyl-D-erythritol 4-phosphate cytidylyltransferase has product MRYAAAILAGGVGRRMDQTVPKQFIDLNGRPLITWTLRPFLVVGLYRPVVVAIHPDWLEYMRRILAAQGWERSVDVVPGGTTRQESAFHVIQALESALSPADRLLIHDAARCLVSPDLLDRCRAALTQHEAVTTAVPTVDTIARVVDGRVAEIPPRQTLHQVQTPQGFAYGLIREAHLAALRDGVADMSDDAGLVLRLGRAVQVVRGDPSNIKVSRPADLTLAAALLGGAGSAG; this is encoded by the coding sequence ATGCGCTACGCGGCGGCGATCTTGGCCGGCGGCGTCGGACGCCGGATGGACCAGACGGTTCCGAAGCAGTTCATTGATCTCAACGGGCGCCCCCTTATCACCTGGACGCTCCGGCCGTTTCTGGTGGTGGGACTGTACCGACCGGTGGTGGTGGCCATCCATCCGGATTGGCTCGAGTACATGCGCCGGATCCTGGCCGCCCAGGGGTGGGAGCGGTCGGTGGACGTGGTGCCGGGCGGCACCACCCGCCAGGAGTCGGCTTTCCACGTGATCCAGGCGCTTGAGAGCGCCCTCTCTCCCGCGGATCGTCTGCTGATCCATGACGCGGCCCGCTGCCTGGTATCGCCGGACCTGCTCGACCGCTGCCGCGCGGCGCTCACACAGCACGAGGCCGTGACCACGGCCGTGCCCACCGTGGACACCATCGCCCGGGTGGTCGACGGCCGGGTGGCCGAAATTCCGCCGCGGCAAACCCTCCATCAGGTGCAAACGCCCCAGGGCTTCGCCTACGGCCTCATCCGCGAGGCCCACCTGGCGGCGCTCCGCGACGGAGTCGCCGACATGTCCGACGACGCCGGGCTTGTGCTGCGCCTGGGCCGGGCGGTCCAGGTCGTCCGTGGCGATCCGTCCAACATCAAGGTCTCCAGGCCGGCGGATCTCACGCTGGCGGCCGCTCTGCTCGGTGGCGCCGGGTCGGCGGGCTGA
- a CDS encoding YfhO family protein, translating into MRPGFRLALLASAIAALAAVCWAPVLWQGQTLYERDLFNFHYPLWAGTAAELRAGRIPLWNAQNNFGQNISGNPNYLLWYPPAWIRAVLDPLTAMNVFILGHLLLGGIAFGRLVRRWGISGPVATVAGLAYALSGVVLSLHCVLNLVPYVALAPALLLTLEWLLQDGGRRAVACLALAGAGVGTVFEPVMAVGLAAVAVIRSLVHGWGFRGRRGFGRTVGRISLALLLAMAIAFPVTLEGLRLLNQNPRTWTAEAGNTLYSLHPARFIGLWIPNPFGMSSGIMPDFAGGRYTDGRQPYLASMFIGLSSLVLIGLSLGGAQRRTAAWACGGGMAFLLVAASPWLPGLGRLFGSLPLLGWGRYTEKLAFYAAGAFLLAAAVGLERVYRCERLPLRGWTEWMAPGVALAAVLIAGVRIPGSSLMSLVAAPLVAVGVAVAVLLVAEPPRIRLPVQWRSAAIGLCLLAELVAGNRFAVPITDRQHFTEAVPVIEAVRQQATSLATERIAVDAAPVDIRYFGASDSDVWISRFHRLAGYAYPGFTSGGYYAFNDTQDRLEGVGQLQLRRWFEQAALESRIRLMQRLGVGWYLSPRRLDNTGLQLIGAFPTGSSHRYGLYRVMGGQGRFQLWSTWRPAHSAPVTAGDLATEGPAAPFVDAAGPVPSSQASGGAPPGRVAHVSESGGVLRLELAMATDGLLVVRDVWYPGWTARLDNRIVPIHRADYLFRAVTVPAGTHQLEMRYEPAGWTASWLVSGAGFISVLVLGLWPRRRREDTPAPAEPRNADGA; encoded by the coding sequence GTGCGCCCGGGATTTCGTCTGGCCCTGCTGGCGAGCGCAATCGCGGCACTGGCGGCCGTTTGCTGGGCGCCGGTGCTTTGGCAGGGGCAGACGCTGTACGAACGGGATTTGTTCAACTTCCACTATCCGTTGTGGGCCGGCACGGCGGCCGAGCTGCGAGCCGGCCGGATCCCGCTCTGGAACGCGCAGAACAATTTCGGGCAGAACATCAGCGGCAATCCCAACTATCTGCTCTGGTATCCGCCGGCGTGGATTCGGGCGGTCTTGGATCCGCTGACGGCCATGAACGTGTTCATCCTCGGCCACCTCCTGCTGGGCGGAATCGCCTTCGGCCGGCTGGTCCGGCGGTGGGGCATCTCCGGCCCGGTGGCGACGGTGGCGGGACTCGCGTACGCGCTGAGCGGCGTTGTGTTGTCCCTGCATTGCGTACTCAACCTGGTGCCGTATGTCGCGCTGGCTCCGGCGCTGCTCCTGACCCTGGAATGGCTGCTGCAGGACGGCGGCCGGCGAGCGGTTGCCTGTCTCGCTCTGGCTGGCGCCGGAGTGGGTACGGTATTCGAACCCGTCATGGCGGTCGGCCTGGCGGCTGTGGCGGTGATCCGGAGTCTCGTGCACGGGTGGGGATTTCGCGGCCGGCGCGGATTTGGTCGGACGGTCGGCCGGATCTCGCTGGCGCTCCTGCTGGCGATGGCCATCGCCTTTCCGGTGACGCTGGAAGGGCTTCGACTGCTGAATCAGAATCCTCGGACCTGGACGGCGGAAGCCGGGAATACCTTGTACAGTCTGCATCCCGCCCGTTTCATCGGACTGTGGATACCCAATCCGTTCGGCATGTCTTCGGGGATAATGCCGGACTTTGCGGGCGGGCGGTACACCGACGGACGCCAGCCCTATCTGGCGTCGATGTTCATCGGGCTGTCGTCTCTCGTCCTGATCGGGCTGAGTTTGGGCGGCGCGCAGCGGCGCACCGCGGCCTGGGCTTGCGGTGGCGGGATGGCGTTCCTGCTGGTGGCCGCGTCGCCCTGGCTGCCGGGTTTGGGGCGCCTCTTCGGCAGCCTGCCGCTGCTGGGTTGGGGACGATACACGGAGAAACTCGCTTTTTACGCCGCCGGCGCTTTCCTGCTGGCCGCCGCGGTCGGACTGGAACGGGTGTATCGCTGTGAACGCCTGCCGCTGCGCGGCTGGACGGAGTGGATGGCCCCCGGGGTCGCGCTCGCCGCCGTGCTGATTGCCGGCGTGCGGATTCCCGGCAGCAGTCTGATGTCGCTCGTGGCCGCCCCGCTGGTGGCGGTCGGGGTTGCCGTGGCGGTTCTGCTGGTTGCGGAGCCGCCGCGAATTCGCCTGCCGGTGCAGTGGCGCTCCGCGGCGATCGGCCTATGCCTGCTGGCGGAGCTGGTCGCCGGCAACCGGTTTGCGGTGCCGATCACCGATCGCCAGCATTTCACCGAGGCTGTGCCCGTGATCGAGGCGGTCCGCCAGCAGGCGACGAGTCTGGCGACAGAGCGCATCGCCGTGGATGCGGCGCCGGTAGACATCCGCTATTTTGGCGCCTCGGACAGCGACGTCTGGATCTCGCGCTTCCATCGCCTGGCCGGCTACGCCTATCCCGGTTTCACGTCCGGGGGGTACTATGCGTTCAACGACACCCAGGACCGGCTGGAAGGCGTCGGCCAGTTGCAGCTGCGCCGGTGGTTTGAGCAGGCGGCGCTGGAGTCCAGGATTCGGCTCATGCAGCGGCTGGGAGTGGGGTGGTACCTCAGTCCGCGCCGGTTGGACAATACCGGGCTCCAATTGATCGGAGCGTTTCCCACCGGCTCCAGTCATCGCTACGGACTGTACCGAGTGATGGGCGGACAGGGCCGGTTCCAACTCTGGTCCACGTGGCGGCCCGCGCATTCCGCGCCCGTAACCGCCGGCGATCTGGCGACGGAAGGACCGGCAGCACCTTTCGTCGATGCGGCCGGTCCCGTCCCATCCAGCCAAGCAAGCGGCGGCGCGCCGCCGGGTCGGGTCGCACATGTGTCGGAATCCGGCGGCGTGCTCCGACTGGAACTGGCTATGGCGACCGACGGTTTGCTGGTGGTCCGGGACGTGTGGTACCCCGGCTGGACCGCCCGCCTGGACAACCGGATCGTTCCCATCCACCGCGCCGATTACCTGTTTCGGGCGGTCACGGTTCCGGCCGGAACGCATCAGCTGGAGATGCGGTATGAACCGGCAGGCTGGACGGCGAGCTGGCTCGTGTCGGGCGCGGGATTCATTTCGGTTCTGGTGTTGGGGCTGTGGCCGCGCCGGCGTCGGGAGGACACCCCAGCACCTGCCGAACCACGTAATGCGGACGGCGCTTGA
- a CDS encoding glycosyltransferase family 2 protein: MTKTVSFVLPFYNEETNLPVLFHRLLALSARLNCATEFVFVNDGSTDGSLAYLAGLIPQHGNVRVVDLSRNFGQMTAVHAGLRHAAGDAVIIMDTDLQDRPEAVQDFIAEWERGADVVYAIRANRKESFIKRALFRSFYAVFRRLAEIPIPEEAGLFSLMDRRVVDLLVALPERNRYIPGLRAWIGFRQVGVTVERDRRGDQIPRQSFVGLIKMASDAIFSFSRVPLRIATTLGLVAVSLAVVAAAVVLYKKFVSHVAIPGWTSTLISIFFLGAVQLICLGILGEYLGRIYEEVKRRPHYVVRQVLGCPPDAGAATAPTPEPK, encoded by the coding sequence ATGACCAAAACCGTATCGTTCGTCCTGCCCTTCTACAACGAAGAGACCAACCTGCCGGTGTTGTTCCACCGGCTGCTGGCGCTGTCGGCGCGGTTGAATTGCGCGACGGAATTCGTCTTCGTCAACGACGGCAGCACGGACGGCAGCCTCGCTTATCTAGCCGGCCTGATTCCGCAGCACGGCAATGTCCGGGTGGTGGACCTGTCACGCAATTTCGGTCAGATGACCGCGGTGCACGCCGGCCTGCGGCATGCCGCCGGCGATGCGGTGATCATCATGGACACGGACCTCCAGGATCGGCCCGAAGCGGTGCAGGATTTCATCGCGGAGTGGGAGCGCGGCGCCGACGTCGTGTACGCCATCCGAGCCAACCGGAAGGAGTCGTTCATCAAACGCGCCCTCTTCCGCAGCTTTTACGCCGTGTTCCGCCGCCTGGCCGAGATTCCCATTCCCGAGGAGGCCGGCCTGTTCAGCCTGATGGATCGACGCGTCGTCGACCTGCTCGTCGCCCTGCCCGAACGAAACCGCTACATTCCGGGCCTGCGCGCCTGGATCGGGTTCCGCCAGGTGGGCGTGACGGTGGAGCGCGACCGCCGGGGCGACCAGATCCCCCGCCAGTCGTTCGTCGGGCTGATCAAGATGGCCTCGGACGCCATCTTCTCGTTTTCCCGGGTGCCGTTGCGAATCGCCACGACGCTGGGCCTTGTGGCGGTGTCGCTCGCGGTGGTCGCCGCAGCGGTCGTCCTGTACAAGAAGTTCGTATCCCACGTGGCCATCCCCGGCTGGACATCGACCCTGATCAGCATTTTTTTCCTGGGTGCGGTCCAGTTGATCTGTCTGGGAATCCTGGGCGAGTACCTGGGCCGGATCTACGAGGAAGTCAAGCGCCGTCCGCATTACGTGGTTCGGCAGGTGCTGGGGTGTCCTCCCGACGCCGGCGCGGCCACAGCCCCAACACCAGAACCGAAATGA